ACAAACTTCCACCACACCCACTGAGAACCCTGAAGTGGCAATCCATGACAACGATAACTGTGTTAACCACTATACAACAGGACAATCCTCGTTTACTCTGGCATTTTCACCTTCCTGGTCGAAGCCTACCCACGTTACGCCGCCAGCGCTTTAGCGGCAAATAGTTTTACTAGATCGACCTTCGCAGGAGCTTTTCCATTGTTTGGGACTCAAAGTGAGTTTGAATTCCCCTTGAGACATATGACTGGTAGGAGATTGAAACTTACCTTGACTTTTATTTTCTAGTGTACAACACATTAGGGCTAAATTGGGCTTCGTGTCTACTCGCGTTTCTTACTTTGGCAATGGTGCCGTTTCCGTGAGTTGTTCTTCTATGCTGGCCATCGACTGGGAAGATATTTTCATTACTGACATGCTTGCGGATGATAGGTACGTTTTCTATAAGTACGGGGCTCGGATTCGGAAGAAGAGCCGGTTTAGTTCCTGATCGGGGACTCTTCTACCCAGAACTACATAGGGCTAGGGCAAGCTAGCTAGGGTCATTGGAATTCGGAATAGTCCGAACGAAAATAATAACTAGATCAATAAAAGACCAAAAATAGATTagagaaaaaagataagGAGTACCCTAGTGCACACATGGGTGTCGACACTGCGGGCAGAAAACACGTCTACATAGTTAATTAACAAGCCATAGCCTTGAAATAAGCGCCGGGGCACAGGCCCGAGGCCACCGTAATCATACCCAGATGGGGGCGGAGGATATAGTAATAATTGACCTCAACTACGACATTTAGTCACACTAGAGGACGATTAGACTAATCATATATTCCGACCGCAACCCACTCGCCCATAACCTCTAACCCTACTCCTAGACCGTACCAATCTCTTAGAACCCCGGCGCTTCAATCTACTCGTCTTTACTTCATCCACCGCTGAAACTACATTCAATACTGTAAGTTACGCGTGATATCCTAATGGAAGTCAATATTCTGTGAATTAATATCCGGCAATCTAATAGTACAGTTCCTGGTGTTGCATCAATACATATAGCAACATGAAGTGTGAACAGCAAGACCACCCTAATATTTCCCGTAAAATTTGGACGCGGAGAGCCAATGAGGAATTTGTGGTTTTTATGGTGTCGATGTTTATTGCCATGGAGCTCGAGGGCCTTGTATTTGGCTATGAGAGATCGGGGAAGAGTGGGAGCTACACTTACTGGTGCCTCCGTATGTTTATTATGGGTTTTATTAACTGGCTCGGTCAAGTATTGTATAAAAGGTACAGAGGTgtgtaaatatatataatatgtGCTTTTTGGAAGAGCCGTGAAGCAACAGTCATCAAAGCCAATTCACATAAGAAAAAAGTGCTACATGTGGTGAGCTACGACTACTATTATTTTCGTGATAGACCAAGGACCACAATGGCGAAGAATGGTAATATTGTGGCTAAGCAGGAAATTTGTGTTAAGTATTGGACATTTCAATACACTCAGTACATATGAAAAGGAATGTTCTGTGGGACAAAGTTGAATATATGTACATCTTCATAATACTCAAGGCTTTAGCCAGTAGTTTCCTCGTTGCATTCCGTCCCATCTGGTTCCACATTGTCGCAGTGGTAGTCTCTCTGACTGTTAAATGCGGTCATCTCAACCCCATTACTTTTCTCGTGAGTTGCCTCGGCATCGACGCCATTGTATTTGTCTAACGGCAGATAACTTCAATGAGATCGTTTTACGAAGACTCCTCGTTAGGAATGATTGGGAGGGTGATATAGTTGGCATAATGGGGCCCGAAATGGATATGGTTAAGACCTTTGAAGACAGCCTCCGCCCTAAATGCTACTTAGCCAACAACTCATAAATATGCCTTACGGCATTACTTCGTGATCAAGGGAGCCAAACCTGTCAATAGGATCGTCGTGACCCCAGATCCCAGTTCCTGCAGTGTCCCCAGAGCTCACCTCTAGCACAAGCCGGCCTCCAGTCTCGACGACTACATTAGTTGGCCACAATTCTATGTCCACGGGATACACCTCGCCGGGAATTACGGGTAGAACATCCGTGGAGTAGTAGTTGCGATACGGCAACCATGGCCGGTGGTGCGGGTGCTGAGGGTCGGTCCTGCGGAGAGAAACACGGAGCCAGCCCTTGGTGACTGGGACAGGGTCTCCGGTGGAGCCTGTGTAGGATATCTCATCACCAGATGGTGATATATGACGTAGACTGAGGAACAAGTCTAAATCTGAGGGCGAATTTCCCCAATTATCTCTGCTGACGGATACGTTGAGGTGAGCCACAATGTGCCCGGTaatttctgtttccttttcgaaGGGAGCCGATTGAAAAGTCAACATGTCAGAGGCATTTGCCTTGCCCAGCGCGCTGTAGGACAGTTTCTTTGGCGCTGGCTGGGGTGGCTGGTCACGCTGTAGGCCATTATCCGCTGTTAAGTAAATGGGGGTGTATTGTGTCCTGGCCAATGgccattccttctctttaCGACGAAGGAACTGTTTTTCCGCTGTGGGGTTATTGTATCCGACGTTTCCCTTTCGAAGAATCAAATCTACTGGTGGAAGAGCCCCCTTTTTCGTCCAGCCTTCTCGGTCATGTCCCTTTAGCCAAGCATCGAGGAAGCTCCTTTGTATCTCTACTTCTTCAGGGTAGTAGAAAGGCAGATCATGGCGTCCAACAATGAATCGAAGATATTTGAATTCAGATCCAGACCAGAGATATCCCATCACATTTCCTCGAAGATGCAGAAGAATACCACCGAGATTAGCAACGCTGAGAAGGGGAACCGTGACATCTTCAAGATTGAAGTTCATCGACGAGATCTCTTTGTCATCGCGGTATCGCTGCTCATGCATTACGGCCTTGTGGCGGTTTGCATCTAACTCCTCGGGACTGAGGTCGCCATCAACAGTATCAGGACCCCAATTGCGCGCCGCTCTCCCCGGAAGCCCATACTGATTCGGCGCGACCTGACGCTCGTACCACATAGAGAAGAACTTATTTGAGAGGATGCCGCCATGCCGCAATGATTCATTGTAGGCGTCAGAAAATCCTTCCCATGGTACTATCGCTGCTAAGCCTTTAGGCTGCCGAGCCGCAACCTGCCACTGTGTGGCAGCATAGTAGCTGATCCCGAGGAGGCCGACCTTCCCAGAAGACCAAGGTTGGCTAGCAGCCCATTCGATAGCGTCACAGAATCCATCAATGG
The sequence above is a segment of the Aspergillus oryzae RIB40 DNA, chromosome 3 genome. Coding sequences within it:
- a CDS encoding CocE/NonD family hydrolase (predicted acyl esterases) — encoded protein: MSDNLRYSFASLAIPRNLSAKIKMLNQYCDIQTVDTAKHSYIFAQNVSIPLRTGGLLRCNVYKPRETEEGNKYPVLVTYGPYGKDVPYEQFNPKSFAEVDPAHQTEHSAWETPTPQYWTDHGYIVVRVDEPGIGQSPGKVHVKSATSIDGFCDAIEWAASQPWSSGKVGLLGISYYAATQWQVAARQPKGLAAIVPWEGFSDAYNESLRHGGILSNKFFSMWYERQVAPNQYGLPGRAARNWGPDTVDGDLSPEELDANRHKAVMHEQRYRDDKEISSMNFNLEDVTVPLLSVANLGGILLHLRGNVMGYLWSGSEFKYLRFIVGRHDLPFYYPEEVEIQRSFLDAWLKGHDREGWTKKGALPPVDLILRKGNVGYNNPTAEKQFLRRKEKEWPLARTQYTPIYLTADNGLQRDQPPQPAPKKLSYSALGKANASDMLTFQSAPFEKETEITGHIVAHLNVSVSRDNWGNSPSDLDLFLSLRHISPSGDEISYTGSTGDPVPVTKGWLRVSLRRTDPQHPHHRPWLPYRNYYSTDVLPVIPGEVYPVDIELWPTNVVVETGGRLVLEVSSGDTAGTGIWGHDDPIDRAEAVFKGLNHIHFGPHYANYITLPIIPNEESS